Part of the Amycolatopsis sp. 195334CR genome is shown below.
CCGCCTGGTCACCACCTGTGAACAACGCGGCCTGCTGTGGACGCGCGAGGACGGCCAGGTCACCATCGGCCCCGGCCTGCTGCGGTGGGCCAAGCTCGGGCACTCCGCCTGGCAGCTGTCCGAACCGGTCCGCCAGGTGATGCGCGAGCTGGCCACGCAGTGCGGTGAGACGGTCAACATCTACGTCCGCAGCAGCACCGCCCGAGTCTGCGTGGCGCAGCACGAAGGACCGCAGCACATCCGGCACGTGGTCCGCGTCGGCGACGAGCTGCCGTTGTGGGCGGGTGCGGCGAGCAAGGTGCTGCTGATCGGCGTCGAGTCCACTGTGGTCGATCGGGTAGCCGCGCTTTCCCCGCACGGCAAGGAGTTCGCCGACGAACTGCGCAAGCAGGCCGGGCTGGCGGCGGTGGACGGGCACGCGATCAGCCACGGCGAGCGCGAACTGGGTGCCTCCGGCATCGCCGCGCCGGTGGTCGACCGCGAAGGCCGCATCATCGCCGCGCTGGCGCTCGGCGGGCCGACCACCCGGTTCTCCGACGAGCGGGTCGCCGACCTCGTCGCCGCGGTGGTCACCTCGGCGCAGTGGATCTCGCGGCTCGGCCTCGACCCGGCCCGGTGACCACCCCAGCGTGACCGGCGTTGGGACTAGTAGGTGACCCCCGTCGCGACCCCGGGTGATTCGGCTTTTCGGGTTTGGTGCCCGCCGCCGTTCGCCGATTAGGGTCTAACGCATGACTGAGCAGGTGGTTCTCCTCGACGAGCAGGGACACGCGATCGGCGTGGCCGACAAGGCCGGCGTGCACCACGCCGAAACCCCGTTGCACCTGGCGTTCTCCGCCTACGCCTTCAACGAGCGCGGCCAGTTCCTGCTGACCAGGCGGGCGCTGGGCAAGCGCACCTTCCCCGGGGTGTGGACGAACAGCTGCTGCGGCCACCCCGCGCCGGGCGAGGACATGAGCGACGGCATCGTGCGGCGGCTGGCCCAGGAACTCGGCCTGACCAGCACCGGCATCGACCTGGTGCTGCCGGAGTTCCAGTACCGCGCGGAGATGGACGGCGTGGTGGAGAACGAGAAGTGCCCGGTCTGGCGGGTCGAGGTGACCGGCGAGCCCGAGCCGGACCCGGCCGAGGTCGACGCCTACCGGTGGGTCGAGTGGGACCAGGTGGTCGGTGAGATCGAGGACGGCAGCCAGCCGATCTCGCCCTGGTGCCGCAAGCAGTTGTCCGAGCTGCGTGCGCTGGGCCCGGACCCGCGCGACTGGCCGTCCGCCGAGCACAACCGCCTGCCGCCCGCCGCTCTCGTGAGTGCGCAGGGCCGTTAGACGACCCTGCGCACTCACAACCCCGGGGGTGGGGGTCAGTGGGAGACGGCCTTCTCCGCTCCCGCTCCAGTGAGGGAACGGACCTCCATCTCCGCGTACTTGTCCTCGTTGTGTTCCTTGGACAGGACCGTGCCCAGCCAGCCGAGGAAGAACGAGACCGGGATCGACACCAGGCCCGGGTTCTGCAGTGGGAACCAGTGGAAGTCCACGCCCTTGATCATCGAGTTCGGCAGACCCGACACCGCGGGCGAGAAGATGATCAGCACCACGGTGACGGTGAGCCCGCCGTAGATCGACCACAGCGCGCCGGAGGTGTTGAACCGCTTCCAGAACAGCGAGTACAGGATCGTCGGCAGGTTCGCCGAGGCCGCGACCGCGAAGGCCAGCGCCACCAGGAACGCGACGTTCTGATCCTTGGCCAGGATGCCGCCGACGATGGCGACCGCGCCGATCACCACCGCGGTGATCCGGGCGACGCGGACTTCGGCGTTGCTGTCGGAGACCTTGCCCTTCTTGATCACGTTGGCGTACACGTCGTGCGCGAACGACGCCGACGCGGTGATCGTGAGACCGGCGACCACGGCGAGGATCGTCGCGAACGCGACCGCCGCGATGAAGCCCAGCAGGATCGGCCCACCGAGAGCCTGCGCGAGCAGTGGTGCGGCCGAGTTCTCCTTGCCGGGTGCCTTGTTGATCGCGTCCTTGCCGACGATCGCACCGGCGCCGTAGCCGAGCACCAGGGTGAACAGGTAGAACAGGCCGATCAGCGCGATCGCCCAGACCACGGACTTCCGCGCGTCCTTCGCCGTCGGCACGGTGTAGAACCGCATCAGCACGTGCGGCAACCCGGCGGTACCGAGCACCAGCGCGATGCCCAGCGACAGGAAGTCGATCTTCGAAGTCTCGGAGACGCCGTACTTGGCGCCCGGGTTCAGCACGGCCTCCCCGGCCGAACCGACGCGCTCGACCGCGCTGCCCAGCAGTTCGGACAGGTTGAAGCCGTAGCGGGCGAGCACCCAGACCGTCATCGCGAAGGCACCGGTGATCAGCAGCGCGGCCTTGATGATCTGTACCCAGGTGGTGCCCTTCATCCCGCCGACCAGCACGTAGATGATCATCACGACACCGACCACGGAGATCACCACGGCCTGGCCGACGCCGGACGAGATGCCCAGCAGCAGCGAGACCAGGATGCCCGCGCCCGCCATCTGGGCGAGCAGGTAGAAGAAGCTCACCGCCATCGTGGAAGTCGCGGCGGCGGCGCGGACCGGGCGTTGCTTCATCCGGAACGCCAGCACGTCGCCCATGGTGAACTTGCCGGTGTTGCGCAGCAGTTCGGCGACCAGCAGCAGGGCCACCAGCCAGGCGACAAGGAAGCCGATCGAGTAGAGGAAGCCGTCGTAGCCGTAGACCGCGATGGCGCCCGCGATCCCGAGGAACGAGGCCGCCGAGAGGTAGTCACCGGCGATCGCGACGCCGTTCTGCGGACCGGAGAAAGCGCGACCCGCGGCGTAGTAGTCCGACGCGGTCTTCGTGTTGCGCGAGGCGCGGAACACGATCACCAGCGTGACCACGACGAAGGCGCCGAAGATGCTGATGTTCAGGATCGGGTTCGACCCCTGGACACCCTGTGCGAGGTTCACTTGCCGTCCCCCTCGATGTCTTCGCGGATCTTGTCGGCAACGGGGTCGAGATGACGATTCGCGTGGCGCACATAGAGCCCCGTGATCACGAAGGTCGAGACGAACTGGAGCAGGCCGAGCACCAGGCCGACGTTGATGTTGCCGACCAGCTTGGTGGACATGAACCCGTGCGCGTAGTCCGCCAGCACCACGTAGAGCAGGTACCAGCCGAGGAACAGGGCCGTCATCGGGAACACGAAGGTCCGCAGCCGCCGTCGCAGTTGCTGGAACTCCGGACCGGACTGGATCGTTTTCCAGTCCACGTCCTCACCTGGTGGCCCTACGGCGGGTTCAGAGATGCTCACGTCGACCTCCACGTCGAGGGGGGGTGTGTGCGGCGACACACTAGGGAGGCGGGCGCGCGGCGCGTAAGGATCAGCGGACGAATCGACGGGCCATGCGACGAACGGTTGACGAACGACCGTTGGTCCGCGATGAGTGGCCTGGATCACGGCCCTGCAACAGCCGCTGGTTGAGGTACGGGCTGCGTCCTTCACCGAGGTGCAGGCGCAGCATCGCGTCGCGGGACCAAGCGGGTGGGCGGCCGCGCAACGACACCAGCACCATGGTGGCGAACGCGAGCGGCACCGACCACGGTGCGGGCTGCGCCACCAGAATAGCTTGCCAGCCGGGCAAAGCTGGGCCGAACAGCGTAGTGGCGATGGCGCCCGCGGAGGCGGTCAGGCCGACCACCACCCCGCTGATCGCCCCGGTGGTGGTCAGCCGCGGCCACCAGATCCCCAGTACCAGCAAGGGGCAGAAGGTGGACGCGGCCACGGTGAAGCCCCAGGTGACCAGGACGCCCGCGTCCAGCCGGACCGCGGGCAGCGCCAGCAGCACCACCGCGGCGGCCGCGGCGAGCACGGTGAACCGCATCTGCCGCAACCCGCCTTCGAGCAGGTCGTGGGAGATCGCGCCGGCCACCGCGAGCAGCAAACCCAGTGACGTGGCAAGGAAAGCGGCGAAGGCACCGGCGGTGAGCAGCACGGTGAACACCGCCCCAGCCGGGCCGGGGTCGACCACCGACGGCAGCGCCACCACCGCGGTGTCGGTGGCGTCGGACAGGTAGAGGTGCGGCACCAGCACCGTGCCCAGCACGCCGTAGATGCCGGGGAAGAGGTAGAAGGCGCTGAGCAGCAACACCGTCAGCGCGGCGGTTTTCCTGGCCGCGCGGCCGTCGATGCTGGTGTGGAAGCGCATCAGCACGTGGGGCAGGCCCATCGTGCCGAGCATGGTGGCGATCAGCACCGCCCAGGTGCTCAGCACCGGGTAACCCGCGTTCTGGAGGTCCAATGTGGGCAATTCCCAGCCCGGGCCGCCGGGCGCGTGATTGTCCACCGAGGGCGCCGGGGCGCCGGCCGGGAACACGATCGTCCGGCCAGCCTCGATTTCCTGCCGTCCGGCCGGGATCAGCTCGGGGGTGCCGTCGGCCGCGCGGACCGCGGTGGGTTCCCGGAAGTCCAAAGTGGCCCCGACGCGGAACTCGATGGTGGTGTCGTGGCTGAAGTGGGTGAACTCCGCCGGGTCCACCGCCTGCGCGCGAACGTCCGGGCCCACCTGGAAGACCAGCCAGGCGGCGGGGACCAGGAACAGCGCGAGCTTCAGGAAGAACTGGAAGGCCTGCACGTAGGTGGCGGCGCGCATCCCGCCCAGTGACAGCGTGGTCGCCGCGGCGACGCCGGCGATCACCACGCCCACCCAGTAGGGCGTGCCGCCGACCGCGCCGAGCACCAGGCCGGCGGTGCGGAACTGCGGGACGAGGTAGAGGCCGCCGATCACCAGCACCACCACGGCGGCGATCCGGCGCAGCACCGGGGAGGCCAGGCGTGCCTCGGCGAAGTCGGGGACGGTGAGGGCGCCGGAGCGGCGCATCGGGGCGGCGACGAGGACCAGCATGGCCACGTAGCCGGCGGTGAAGCCGACCGGGTACCAGAGCGAGCCGATGCCGTCCTTGACCACCAACCCGGCGACGCCGAGGAACGAGGCGGCGGAGAGGTACTCCCCGGAGACGGCCGCGGAGTTGAGCAACGGCGAGACCCGGCGGGAGGCGACGAGGAAGTCCGATGTGGTCCGCATCGCGGCGACGGCCCGCAACCCGACGAGAATGGTGATCAACACCACCGGCGCCACAGCCAACGCGGCGATCATCGAGGCTCCTCCGCGCCCCGCCAACACACCAGCACGGTGATCATCGAGCGTCCTCCGCAACCAGCCAGTACCTCAGCGCGGCGATCATCGCAGGCCCCCGCGTGCCTCGCCCGCCAGCACCAGCACGGCGATCCTCGAAGGTCCCCTCGCCCGGCCGCCAACGCGGCGATCACCGAGAGCTCCCCGGGAGCCCAGCCCGCCAGCACACCAACGCGGCGATCATCGAAGGCCTCGCGTGTCCGAGCCGCCCGCACCGGGGCGGTGGTCATTCGCGGTCCTCGGCGTGTTCCGCCCGTCGCAGTTGCCAGCGCGCCAGGACCACCAGCACCGGGTACGGCAGCACCGCCACCGCCAGCCACGGCAGCGGAATGGTGAACAACCGCACCTCCCCCAACTGCGGCAGCAAAGACAGCCCCAGCGGCAACCCGAGCAGGAAGGTGAACAGCAACACCAGCGCGGTCACCGCCATCCGCCGCTGGGCGCGGTAGATCCGCATCGCGCGCCCCGCGTCGGCGGCCTCCAGTTTCGCCACCGGCGACCGCGTGCGCGCGCGACGCCGCGAGTGCGCCAGCCGCGTCTGCGGGCTGGTGACCGCGACCCGCTTGGTGCGCACCCCCTAAGCTCCCCGCTCCGGCCGGTCCAACTCCCCGCGGTGAGCCGCGCTGAGCAGTTGTTCGCGCAGTTCGCGCGCGTGCCGCCGGCTCACCGGCACGTCGCCGAGATCGGTGTGCGCGAGCAGCCCGCCCGCCGAATCGCTGCGCAGCTCCCGGACCGCCGACAGCGCCACCAGGAAGCTCCGGTGCGCCCGCACGAAACCCGCGCCGCCCCAGTACTCCTCCATGCGCGAGATCGGGATGCGCACCAGGTGCACCCCGGACGGCGTGTGCAGCCGGACGTAGTCGCCGTGCGCCTCGACGAACTGCACCTCGCTGCGGCGCACGTACCGCGTGCGCCCGCCGACCTCGACCGGCAGCGCGGCCATCGCGTCGGTCTGGCGCGCGGCCGGTTCGGCTCCGCCACCACCGCCGGCCATCTTCACCACACGC
Proteins encoded:
- the idi gene encoding isopentenyl-diphosphate Delta-isomerase; the protein is MTEQVVLLDEQGHAIGVADKAGVHHAETPLHLAFSAYAFNERGQFLLTRRALGKRTFPGVWTNSCCGHPAPGEDMSDGIVRRLAQELGLTSTGIDLVLPEFQYRAEMDGVVENEKCPVWRVEVTGEPEPDPAEVDAYRWVEWDQVVGEIEDGSQPISPWCRKQLSELRALGPDPRDWPSAEHNRLPPAALVSAQGR
- a CDS encoding DUF485 domain-containing protein produces the protein MSISEPAVGPPGEDVDWKTIQSGPEFQQLRRRLRTFVFPMTALFLGWYLLYVVLADYAHGFMSTKLVGNINVGLVLGLLQFVSTFVITGLYVRHANRHLDPVADKIREDIEGDGK
- a CDS encoding IclR family transcriptional regulator yields the protein MDGDEGGVRSVLRAIDLLGLFTEHRRMWSIRELTEASGLAKTTVIRLVTTCEQRGLLWTREDGQVTIGPGLLRWAKLGHSAWQLSEPVRQVMRELATQCGETVNIYVRSSTARVCVAQHEGPQHIRHVVRVGDELPLWAGAASKVLLIGVESTVVDRVAALSPHGKEFADELRKQAGLAAVDGHAISHGERELGASGIAAPVVDREGRIIAALALGGPTTRFSDERVADLVAAVVTSAQWISRLGLDPAR
- a CDS encoding cation acetate symporter, coding for MIAALAVAPVVLITILVGLRAVAAMRTTSDFLVASRRVSPLLNSAAVSGEYLSAASFLGVAGLVVKDGIGSLWYPVGFTAGYVAMLVLVAAPMRRSGALTVPDFAEARLASPVLRRIAAVVVLVIGGLYLVPQFRTAGLVLGAVGGTPYWVGVVIAGVAAATTLSLGGMRAATYVQAFQFFLKLALFLVPAAWLVFQVGPDVRAQAVDPAEFTHFSHDTTIEFRVGATLDFREPTAVRAADGTPELIPAGRQEIEAGRTIVFPAGAPAPSVDNHAPGGPGWELPTLDLQNAGYPVLSTWAVLIATMLGTMGLPHVLMRFHTSIDGRAARKTAALTVLLLSAFYLFPGIYGVLGTVLVPHLYLSDATDTAVVALPSVVDPGPAGAVFTVLLTAGAFAAFLATSLGLLLAVAGAISHDLLEGGLRQMRFTVLAAAAAVVLLALPAVRLDAGVLVTWGFTVAASTFCPLLVLGIWWPRLTTTGAISGVVVGLTASAGAIATTLFGPALPGWQAILVAQPAPWSVPLAFATMVLVSLRGRPPAWSRDAMLRLHLGEGRSPYLNQRLLQGRDPGHSSRTNGRSSTVRRMARRFVR
- a CDS encoding cation acetate symporter; this translates as MNLAQGVQGSNPILNISIFGAFVVVTLVIVFRASRNTKTASDYYAAGRAFSGPQNGVAIAGDYLSAASFLGIAGAIAVYGYDGFLYSIGFLVAWLVALLLVAELLRNTGKFTMGDVLAFRMKQRPVRAAAATSTMAVSFFYLLAQMAGAGILVSLLLGISSGVGQAVVISVVGVVMIIYVLVGGMKGTTWVQIIKAALLITGAFAMTVWVLARYGFNLSELLGSAVERVGSAGEAVLNPGAKYGVSETSKIDFLSLGIALVLGTAGLPHVLMRFYTVPTAKDARKSVVWAIALIGLFYLFTLVLGYGAGAIVGKDAINKAPGKENSAAPLLAQALGGPILLGFIAAVAFATILAVVAGLTITASASFAHDVYANVIKKGKVSDSNAEVRVARITAVVIGAVAIVGGILAKDQNVAFLVALAFAVAASANLPTILYSLFWKRFNTSGALWSIYGGLTVTVVLIIFSPAVSGLPNSMIKGVDFHWFPLQNPGLVSIPVSFFLGWLGTVLSKEHNEDKYAEMEVRSLTGAGAEKAVSH
- a CDS encoding LytTR family DNA-binding domain-containing protein, with protein sequence MKSEGLRVLAVDDVPPALAELCRLLEEAPEVAAVSGAPDAVTALRMIQSEPFDAVFLDISMPGLDGLEMAGLLAKLSEPPVIVFVTAHEGHAVAAYGIGAIDYLLKPVRAERLSATLARVVKMAGGGGGAEPAARQTDAMAALPVEVGGRTRYVRRSEVQFVEAHGDYVRLHTPSGVHLVRIPISRMEEYWGGAGFVRAHRSFLVALSAVRELRSDSAGGLLAHTDLGDVPVSRRHARELREQLLSAAHRGELDRPERGA